From a single Adhaeribacter swui genomic region:
- a CDS encoding LTA synthase family protein, with protein sequence MKQAYLRPALYYGFWLFVGLIIKALFLAYQHTQTADLNPVEILKIFVNGLRMDASFAAYLCILPFFCFLLETFEKSINLSKAVTIYTLLIIVLTSIICLADLELYKAWGFRLDATPLQYLNTPGEMMASVAATPIFLLSGLLVLLIAFLIFVYLRIVKPHLQANSPEQASIKSKIMAAWCLLVLIVPMRGGLQHIPLNQSDVYFSNKLFANHAAVNVPWNVLYSLNKRNLVSTKNPYNYLEPRLAKNLVDSLYALPATDKDLSPSILKVNRPNVLFIILESYTGKLVGCLGGEPGVTPNLDSLAQQGLLFKNIYASGDRSEKGLVALLSGYPVQTTTSIIKLPRKTEHLPHLNLIMKAQGYTTSYYYGGELAFANIKSYLLNAGYEKLVSKFDFNSGDYNSKWGVHDHVLLERWLSDLKTEKQPFFSTLFTLSSHEPYDIPIPAKFPGTDEATLFKNSMYYTDWAIGKFIREAKKQSWWANTLIVMAADHGHRFPNDDPNYKSSKFRIPFLLTGGALKQAYPANTLIGSQTDIVPTVLQQLQLPAEQFKWGKDLLNPASKPFAFYVFNDGFGFVTPAGVVTYDNIAKKVITQDPGVPEQQITTGKAYMQLSFGDYIDK encoded by the coding sequence GTGAAACAAGCTTACCTCCGACCTGCCCTGTATTATGGTTTCTGGCTGTTTGTTGGCCTAATTATTAAAGCTTTATTTTTAGCGTACCAACACACCCAAACCGCTGACCTGAATCCTGTTGAAATTTTAAAAATTTTTGTTAATGGGTTGCGCATGGATGCTTCTTTTGCGGCGTACCTGTGCATTTTGCCTTTTTTTTGTTTTTTGCTGGAAACTTTTGAAAAAAGCATCAACCTGAGCAAAGCAGTAACTATTTATACGCTGCTCATTATCGTACTTACTTCTATTATATGCCTCGCCGACCTGGAACTGTACAAAGCTTGGGGATTTCGGTTAGATGCTACTCCCCTGCAATACCTGAATACGCCCGGCGAAATGATGGCTTCGGTAGCTGCTACGCCTATTTTTTTACTTTCCGGCTTGCTGGTTTTACTAATCGCCTTTTTAATTTTTGTTTACCTCCGGATAGTTAAACCTCATTTACAGGCAAATTCGCCGGAGCAAGCTTCTATAAAATCTAAAATAATGGCGGCTTGGTGCTTGCTGGTGCTTATTGTGCCCATGCGCGGCGGCTTACAACATATTCCGCTAAACCAAAGCGATGTTTATTTTTCTAATAAATTATTCGCCAACCACGCAGCAGTGAATGTACCCTGGAACGTTTTGTACTCTTTGAACAAGCGCAATCTGGTATCTACTAAAAACCCTTACAATTACCTGGAGCCTAGGCTGGCTAAAAATCTGGTGGATTCGCTGTACGCGCTGCCGGCTACCGATAAAGATTTATCTCCTTCTATTTTAAAAGTAAACCGGCCGAACGTTTTATTTATTATTCTGGAAAGTTATACGGGTAAACTAGTGGGTTGCTTAGGCGGCGAACCTGGGGTTACGCCCAACCTGGACTCGCTGGCGCAACAAGGCTTACTTTTTAAAAATATTTATGCCAGCGGCGACCGTAGCGAAAAAGGTTTGGTGGCTTTACTAAGTGGTTATCCGGTGCAAACTACTACCTCTATTATAAAACTGCCGCGCAAAACCGAACACTTGCCACATTTAAATCTTATAATGAAGGCGCAAGGGTACACCACCAGTTATTATTATGGCGGCGAACTGGCTTTTGCTAATATTAAATCTTATTTGTTAAATGCCGGTTACGAAAAGCTGGTAAGTAAATTTGATTTTAATTCCGGTGATTATAACTCTAAATGGGGCGTACACGACCACGTATTATTAGAAAGGTGGTTATCTGATTTAAAAACCGAAAAACAACCTTTTTTCTCTACTTTATTTACCCTGAGCAGCCACGAACCTTATGATATTCCGATACCGGCTAAATTTCCGGGAACAGATGAGGCTACCCTTTTTAAAAATTCGATGTATTACACCGATTGGGCCATCGGCAAATTTATACGCGAAGCTAAAAAACAATCTTGGTGGGCTAATACTTTAATCGTAATGGCTGCGGATCATGGCCACCGCTTTCCGAACGACGACCCAAATTATAAATCCAGTAAATTCCGGATTCCTTTTTTACTTACCGGCGGAGCCCTGAAACAAGCATATCCGGCTAACACCTTAATTGGTTCGCAAACCGATATTGTACCCACCGTTTTGCAGCAATTGCAATTGCCGGCAGAGCAGTTTAAGTGGGGCAAAGATTTATTAAATCCCGCGTCTAAACCATTTGCCTTTTACGTGTTTAACGATGGCTTCGGCTTTGTAACGCCAGCGGGCGTAGTAACCTACGATAACATCGCCAAAAAAGTAATTACCCAAGACCCAGGCGTTCCAGAACAACAAATCACCACCGGCAAAGCCTACATGCAGCTTTCTTTCGGCGATTATATTGATAAATAG